A window of Anas acuta chromosome 5, bAnaAcu1.1, whole genome shotgun sequence genomic DNA:
GCCAGAAGCTTCACTCTATGGTATGTTAAGACAAACTCTAAAACAAACTCGGGGAGGAGCCTGCACACTTGGCATGTGAACCTGCGATGACATATTTCCCTTGGACTGAGGGCAGTTCTATCCAAATACCCTTGCATTTTGTATCTACAAGCTATTACATACTCCTATTGTTTCCCTGCAGTTTAATCGTTCTTAATTATAGGACAGAAAGCGTATGAGTGTAACTGCTTGGTCTTGTTGTGTCTATagtcatttaaaatttatttatgaaatggtttggttaaaaaaaacagcacacaagACAACCACCACAAGAACAACAACGGTAAcagcttccagctgcagcagttttcatttttataaactttctcattaaaaaaaattcaacagCAAATGGGGAATATTTTGAATTACTGAAACGTGTAAAATTGACAAACATTTGTAAAGATTAATACCATGGGCTTCAGAGAACAGTACGAGATAAAAAGAGTGTAAAACACCAGatttccttccctgctcttGGTAAAGAAGCTCGGTTCTCATGTAATATGTAATTATGCTCCTACCCAGGAGCATAATCCACAGAGAAGGATGCGGGACACATTATAAAGGAACGCAAAACAGTACTTGATGTACTGTGCGCAGCTGGGGCCAAGGTACAATGATGGTACATCAGAGGAAAAGTATTATAGGTCCTGAAATACGAGGTGTGCCCAACCCCCATTTTCTCTTGTAGCTTTCCCtgtaacaaacaaaacttttacCTTGTGAAGCTGCCACAGAaacaggaggcagctgcagagaagaaaaaccgATGCTTCCGTTCAGCAGCTGGCCATTTGTTCCTGAATTAGGGATCTGGACAATGCCATACTGGTTTATTTGGACAGGAGCAGTAAAAGTAACTACAGAGCCTCCATCTTGGGAAGCAACAGTTTCTACGCTTTCCCTTTTCACTTCTGAGCTTGGTATCAATCCTGGGAATGAGACCGGTATGTTGCTGGGGCTGAAAGTggcggctgctgctgtgttAGGGACTGAAGCCTGAAGGAGTTTGAAGTCCTTAACATCTTCTGAAGATGACGACAATATGTCAGTAATGGATACCCCGTTGCTCACAACGCTCGAAGTGGTTTTGGGTGAATTTAAAGTTACTGTCTGGGAAGCCCCCACACTGAGTCCATTGAGAATTACACCATTGGGTCCCTGAAGAAAAGAGCTACCATTGAGAAAGACAGGAGAAGTACTGGCAGGCACAAGGTTTCCATTCAACAAGACACCAGATGAGCTCAAGGCTATTTTAGTGTTTCCAAGCTGCTGCATGTACACAGGCTCCATGTGGCTGGGAAGGCTGAGGCTGGTAACTCCATCGGACGAGCTGGAGAGCGGATGTGGAGATAAATCCTCCTGCCCCTTACTGGATTCATCTTCCGTGCTAGGGTTGCCGTCTGACTCGCTAGGGGAAGAGATGGAGAGATGACATTGCATTACCACGGCACACCAGTGAGCTCTGGACCAAAGGAGACGCCTTGCTTTGATACGGGTTGGAGGAGTTTGTCCAAATCGCTTTTATTTCATATGCTTTGCCTCAAAGCGTGTTTTAAAAGCAGCCTGAGATCGAGGCAAGGATTTCTTAGACCAGAACACACCAAAACCGCCCACCGGCCGGCGTGAAACTTTACAGACTGCATTACAGCCTTGTAAACAGaccccccctcggccgcccgctACCCCAAACAACCTGGGGGTGACCGCCTCGGGCCCACCACCCCAAGAAAGGGGGCGGCACGTGTGAGAGCAACCCGGCGGCCCCGGGAGCAGCCATTTGGGAACTTGCTCCGTGGCAGCCTGGGGAGGTAGAGGCAGGCCAGGAAGCTCCAGCCCGACCCTCCCGAGCTCCGCAGGCAGCGCCGGAGGCCCACGGGCGGCGGGGGAGGCCCTGCCTCAGCCaaggggggggctgagggggaccCGCAGAGCCCCTCCTGCCGGAGCAGcgcctatttttttttttttttttttgctgacttGTCCGCCCGGGCTCGCATTTTTTTGgctgctccctcccttccccctccgcCCTTTGATGTGTCCCGAGGAGAGGGGGCCGCGGCTGCACAATCGCGCCCTTGGTTGAGAAATGCCTTGGGGCCCTTctcgctgctgccgctgcttttttttttttttgccttttttttttctcccttctctttcctcctcctttccccgctcttttctttctctttctccctcccctccgaGGGAGGGCAGAGCCGCGGAGGTCACCTCCACCTGCCCGCCTCAGCCCCGGCCGCTCCGACACCGACACCGGGGAgagggagcgggggggggggcaccgggataAAAGTTTCCCCTTCCCCGAGCCGAACCGAGAGAAGCTCCCGATCCCCAGGGGGGGCTGCTCGGAGGCCCCGAGGCCCATTTCGGTTTCTCTCAGACCGGGCCCGGCCCcgtttttcctcccccccccccccaccaaccCCCGGCTCTTGAAACCCGAGCCCGGCCCGCTCCCGAGTCAGGTTTCAAAACAGAGCGGGACCCCACACCCCCGCGCGTCAATGATTAACTCTGTCAGGCGCAATCGTTAAATAAAAACAACGAGGAAACAAacagcgtgtgtgtgtgtgtgtgtgtgtccctcTTCTCCTCGTCCTTCCACacccccccccaggggctggggagggggggggcccGGAGGAGAAGTTCTCCTTGTGGCCGCCTCCCCGCGGGGCTGGGCGGGCgtgggggggagcggggagggggggaaggaggggaggccGGGGCACGGCGAAGGTAAGCGCCATGTTTGCGAAGGGAAGAAAGAGCCGGGAAAAGGGAAGGCGGCGAGATGGGGGGCGGGGAAGtgaaggggggggaaaaaaaagaaaaaaaaaaaaaaaagaaagaaaaaagtttgcgCTCACCTCTTGGACTGCGTCTCCGAAGGGTTGCGGTCCCGCTGCCTGCGGTTCTTGAACCAGTTGCTGACCTGGGTGAGGGACAGCCCGGTGATCTTGGCCAGGTTGCGCTTCTCGGCCGGCGAGGGGTAGCGGTTCTGCTTGTAGAGCTCCTTGAGCGCGTTGCGGGACTTCTCCTTGAAGCAGTACACCGTCTCCTCGCCGTCCCAGATCGTCCTGGGCAGAGGGTATTTCCTCCGCAGCCTGTACTTGTCCACCGCCCCCAGGGGTCTGCCCCGGGCTCGCTCCGCCTCGGTGTAGCGAGCTTTGTaccagagctcctgcagcagcggGTGGTTGGACGAGTCGAAGTTGTGGCTCTCCAGGATGCTGTAGAGCTCGGCGTAGATGCCCTGGTGGAAAGCCACCAGCGCCCGGGCTTTCATCAGGCTCTCGTTGCCACGTAGCAGATCGCTTGGGGGCAAAGACCACAGGAACCTGGCCAGGCGGTCCAGGTTCCCACCTTGCTGCAGCGCCTCGCACACGCAGGCGACGTGGTCCGGGGAGAAAGCCAGGGGGGTCTGCGAGGAAGACGACGACGAGGAGGACGacgaggacgaggaggaggacgacgaggaggaggaggaggaggaaggcgaggCGGCGGCCGCAGCGTGGTGGTTCCTGGCCAGGAGCTCGGTGTGGAGCAGGACCTGCTCGGCGgccgcctcctccccgccgtgctccatggggaacggggcggcggcggcgggggggggcggcggcgccgcggggTTCAGggctcccgccgccgccccgtCGGGGGGCACGGCTTCGGAGAGCATTTCCATCACATTTTCCTGCTTGATCTCCACCGCGCTCGTGATCTCGGCCGTGGGGGAGGCAGAAGACatggtttgttttccttgttttttttttttctcctctcccccccttttttttttttttttttttcctctttgcaaagtccactcctcc
This region includes:
- the LOC137856763 gene encoding homeobox protein SIX4-like, coding for MGGRGRGSGRRGLIVLRRGRESRWGERRSGARLHGLATAAVVNGRCVAGRKPDRLAAGRKEEEEEVEEEEEEEWTLQRGKKKKKKRGGEEKKKKQGKQTMSSASPTAEITSAVEIKQENVMEMLSEAVPPDGAAAGALNPAAPPPPPAAAAPFPMEHGGEEAAAEQVLLHTELLARNHHAAAAASPSSSSSSSSSSSSSSSSSSSSSSSQTPLAFSPDHVACVCEALQQGGNLDRLARFLWSLPPSDLLRGNESLMKARALVAFHQGIYAELYSILESHNFDSSNHPLLQELWYKARYTEAERARGRPLGAVDKYRLRRKYPLPRTIWDGEETVYCFKEKSRNALKELYKQNRYPSPAEKRNLAKITGLSLTQVSNWFKNRRQRDRNPSETQSKSESDGNPSTEDESSKGQEDLSPHPLSSSSDGVTSLSLPSHMEPVYMQQLGNTKIALSSSGVLLNGNLVPASTSPVFLNGSSFLQGPNGVILNGLSVGASQTVTLNSPKTTSSVVSNGVSITDILSSSSEDVKDFKLLQASVPNTAAAATFSPSNIPVSFPGLIPSSEVKRESVETVASQDGGSVVTFTAPVQINQYGIVQIPNSGTNGQLLNGSIGFSSLQLPPVSVAASQGNVSVNPSTSDGGTFTSDSSTVQQGKVFFSPLTPSAVVYTVPNSGQTVGSAKQEGLERSLVFSQLMPVSQNTQLNVNMSSENISSGGLQYLASSLVNVTPSHNFSLTPPTLLNAAELNSGISESQSMSSPVTSTSTVISISNTNYATLQNCSLITSQDLLSISTAQPALGEIVSATGDRVSHPSAQVHQDFVREHRLVLQAVPDVKENFLPNSESKSTGNLMMLDSKSKYVMSNMVDTVCEELETDKKELAKLQTVQMDEDMQDL